Sequence from the Streptomyces peucetius genome:
GTCCGGATCCGCCCGCAGATTGCCCCACCCGACGAGGCTGTCCAGCGCCTTGACGACGGCGTCCGGGCCGGCGGGGCGGTGCTCCGGCGGCAGCGCGGCGTGCACGTCCTCGGGCCGCAGATGCACCGCGAACCGTTCCTTGGCCGTCAGGAACACGCGCATCACCTGGCGGTAGAGGGCGGCGTTGGGTGCGGTGAGGTGGGCGAAGGGGGCGTACGGGGTCTCCGTGGAGGAGTCCGCGGATGTGGCGGCCTCGGCGGGGCCGACCGGTTGGGCAGGGCGTGACGTCATCGTCCTGACATTCTTCCCGATGAGGCCCCTCCAGCGGCAATCCCGGCCACGTCCTTCGCTGGGCTGCTAGGCGCAGGCAACTCGGAACGAGTGATACCCACCCGCCCCCAGGCATACCGGATCATATATATTGACACATGAGGCCGTATATACAAAGGGGTGTCATGAGCCGCACTGTGATCGATCTCGACGACGAGGCGCTGGAGGCCGCCGCCAAGGAGCTCGGCACCACGACCAAGCGCGACACCATCAACACCGCCCTGCGGGAGGTCACCGCCCGCTACCGGCGACTGCGCGCTCTCGGAGAAGCCCGCGAGCTGGTCGCCGAAGGCGCCCTGGATATCGACATCCTTCTCGACAAGAGCAAGTACCGGCCCACCGGCGGGCCGGACGGTGTCCGCGACGCAGGAGCGGATGAGTGACCGTCGCCGACTACCTGATCGACACCTCCGCCCTCGCGCGCGTCCTCCTCGGCCGGACCACGGCCGAGTGGGACGACAGGATCGGTGCGGGACTCGTCGCCCTGTGCGACATCACCGAACTGGAAGTCCTTTACTCAGCACGCTCGGCTGCGGACCGGGAGCGCGTCAAGCGCACGTTGAACGCCCACTACACCTGGTGCCCTATGCCCGACGGCATCTACCGGCGCGCACGCGTCGTCCAGGAACTGTTCACCGCCAAGGGCGAGCATCGCAGTGCCGGCCCCGTCGACCTGCTCGTCGCCGCTGCCGCGGAAGAGGCAGGGCTGACGCTGCTGCACTACGACCGCGACTTCGAGTCGATCGCCCGTGCGACCGGGCAGCCAGTACGCATGATCGACCTCAGGAACTGAGAAGCGCCGCCCGGCACGCAGTCAGCGGGCACCGGGCCCGCACCCCCTCACAGCCCATACCGGTCGAGGATGCTCATCAGCTTGCGCCGGCGTTTCAGTTCCGCCCGCAGGCCAGCGAGACAGTCGGTGAACGCCTCCTGCGTCCCCAGCGCACGATGGCAGTCACGGGCACCCAGCAGCAGTCGCGCCAAGTGCTCGTAGGCACGGTCGCCGGTCGGCTCCTTCAGCCGCTCGACCAGCCGCAGGTAGACCGTGAGCGCCTCGGTCGGGTGCGTCTCGCGTGACAGGTCGGCGAGGCGTTCCCACTGCCGGTCGTCGGCGAGGCCGGCGGCCTCGCGCCAGGCCGCGTCCACATCGCCGTCATCAAGCAGCGCGTCGATTAGCACGGGCCCGCCATACCAGCCGCCGCGCTCACGGCGGGCGTCCTCCCTCAGAGCGACCAGCGCGGCTACGCGCTCAGCCTCCCAGCACTCCGCCGCCTCAGCGGCAGAGCGCAGCTGCCGGTAGGCGGCCAGGGACCGCTCGACACGGAACCGGTCCCGCCGCACCGCGACCGCGTCGGCCGCACGCCCCGCCTTCGCGTAACCGGCACACACGTAGTCGACCATGCGGCCATCGATGTGCATCTCGGCGGCGCAATCCCGCAGTCCGCGCTCCGCCCAGGCGAGCGCCTCGTCCGCGCGACCCGCCGATTCCAGCTCCTCGGCGATACGCAGATGGGTGGCACCGGACGGGTCGAGGTCCTGCGCGTACAGGGCGACCAGCGCGTCGACGTCGCCCTCCGCCTTGACCAGGCGCTCCATCAGATACCGCTCCGCCCACCCGGACGGCCTGCGCCGCCACGCCTCGGCCGCCAGCTGCCGCATGCGGGCCAGCCCACTCGGCCCCAGCACCTCGGCGTAGTCGAGCAGGTCCAGGTCCGTCACGTCGTTGCTGTCACCGAGCACCTGGCCGACCAGCCACTCGGCCAGGTGCTCGGGATCGGTGCGCGCGACTCCGCACGCTTCCAGATGGACCTCGGCCACCGCGGCGGCGGCCTGCCCCACCACACCGTCGGAGTCGTCGATCTCCCCGTACGCCTCCCCCAGCACCCGGATCGCCTCCTCGGCCAGACCGACCGCCTGCGCCGCCCGACCGTCGGCGGTCAGTGCGCGAAGCGCGTCCGCCGCCTCTGCCACCTGCTGTGCATAGCCGGGGGCATCGGCGTACTCGACGTACCCGTACCGGGCGAAAGGCCGCGGATCGATCAGCGCCAGGATCCGGTCCCGGACCGTACCGAGGTCGGAGCGAGCGGCTGCGGCCCGCAGCTCCAGGCGTCGGCGCAGCCGGCGGTCCTCGGCAAGCTGCTCCCGCACCAGCGCCAGGAGTTCGTCCCGAGACAGCGCCGTGAGCCACGCTTCCAGGCCGGAGGCTCGTGCCCGTGCGGCGGCCCGCTGATGCGGGATCGACTTCGCCCGCCGCAGCACGCTGAGCCCGACCGCCACACAGTGCTTGCAGAAGTTGCCCTCCTGCCCGTACGGGCAGTCACACCACCCCGTGATCCCGTCGCCCCCGCCAAGGGTGAGCTCCACCTCATAGACATCCGTACCGTGCACCACGGCGGTGACCGAGCCCTCCCCCACCTCCAGACCGCTCACCGCGTCCAGGTACCCCAGCCCCCGCTCGTAGGACCGAGCCCCGGCCAGCGCCCTCAGATCGTCCTCGCCGAACCCCACAACTTTCCGTGCCACACCGGACATTCAACCGCGGATCGGCAGCTGTCGGAGGCCCGACGGCCCCCTGCCATCCACACGTGCGCGACCGCATACGACAGCGCGGCCACCATCGACTACGTCGCCACCACGAACACAGGGGTGCCGGTGTCTCGTCCCGAACGGCGGTCTCAGCACCCTTCTCATGGGCACCGGCGGCTTCGGACGGACCTGGTGCCGTCGCTCACCGTCCACAGTGACCGCATCAACGCGGTCACCGTCGCCGACCCGACGCGCAGGCCCTCGCATCGCAGTTCCGGAACCTCGTGTCCCCTGAGTGCCCCCTGGACGCGACTCGGCCCCGGGCCGCCACACCTCCAGTCACTGCATCACCGCAGGTCACAACCCGAAGGACAACACAGACCCATGCGTTTACCGAAGTAACGACGAACGGAGTCGATCCGTTGGGCCAGAGTCCCGACCACGAGGGTTTGAAAAAACGTTTCGGCAGGTCAGAACGTTTCTTGGCCTGCTTTTTGTGGGGCGGGTGGGACTCGAACCCACGGCCGACGGATTATGAGTCCGCTGCTCTAACCGGCTGAGCTACCGCCCCTAACGGCGCGTCGCGCACATTTGTGCGCGCCGTCTGCCGCAGCATAGCCGGTCATACGATCTCTTGCTCCGCATGGTCGGCAACGCCTGACCATGAGGACTGCGCTGCCGCGCGCGCGGTTCCGGGTGTAGCGCAGAACACATGAAAGTCACACGAACCGCATACAGAAAAAGGGCCCCGAAGGGCCCTCTTCCGCTCTGCTCCCCCGGCTGGACTCGAACCAGCAACCCTCCGGTTAACAGCCGAATGCTCTGCCAATTGAGCTACAGGGGACCGCGCTCCCCCGACTGGACTCGAACCAGTAACCTGCCGGTTAACAGCCGGCTGCTCTGCCAATTGAGCTACAGGGGATTGCTGCATGTGCACCGAACGTACCTGCCCGGGGCATCCCGGGGGGCGTGCGCTCGCTGCGACACATACATTAGCGCAAGCAGGGGGGTGCTCCGCCAATCGGTTCCGCGCCGGGTGATCACAGCTCCCGACGGGTAGGCGGGCAGCACCGACGCAACGGAAGGGTGTCACCCATGCGGTACAAGCTCACGTTCGTCGCCGGACTGGCCATCGGCTTCGTGCTCGGGACACGGGCCGGGCGCGAGCGCTACGAACAGCTCAAGAAGTCCGCGCGTCAGATCTCCCAGAACCCCGCTGTCCGCAACGCGGCCGAATCCGCCGCTCAGGGCAGCCGCGAGGCGGCGGGCAAGGCCTACCACGCCGTCAGCGACAAGGTCGGCGACCGGGTGCCCGAGTCCGTGGCGGGCCGGGTGCGGGCGCTCCGGGAGCGCGGCACGGGAGCGGAGGACGACTGGGGAACCAGTAACACCTGAGGCGCCGGTCCCGACTCGGCAGGCGTGACATCACCCACCGCCCGCGTACGGCAGAATTCCGGACATGGGGATAGTCGCCGGGTTGGACAGTTCGTCTGGGTTCACACGCATCGTCGTCTGCGACGCGGACACGGGCGCGGTACTGCGCCAGGGGTACGCGCCGCACCCCGTCGAGCCCAGGACGACCGAGATCGATCCGCAGGCGTGGCTGCTCTCCCTCGGGGAGGCGGCCACCGGCGGTCTGCTGGAGGGCGTGCAGGCCATCGGCGTGTCCGCGCAGCAGCACGGCCTGATCACGCTGGACGCCCAGGACGCTCTGGTACGGCCGGCGCTGCTCGGCAACGACAAGCGCGCGCAGGTGGCCGCCGCCGACCTGATCGATGCGCTCGGCGGCCGTCAGGCCTGGGCGGAGGCGGTCGGATCCGTGCCGCAGTCCGGGCAGCCGGTGGCGAAGCTCCGCTGGCTCGCCCGCGCCGAGCCGGAAGCGGCCCGGCAGGTCGCCGCGGTGCTGCAGCCGCACGACTGGCTGGTGTGGCAGCTGCTGGGCCGGCCCGCCCGCAAGACCACGGACCGCGGCGGCGCGTCGGGTACGGGCTA
This genomic interval carries:
- a CDS encoding type II toxin-antitoxin system VapB family antitoxin — translated: MSRTVIDLDDEALEAAAKELGTTTKRDTINTALREVTARYRRLRALGEARELVAEGALDIDILLDKSKYRPTGGPDGVRDAGADE
- a CDS encoding PIN domain nuclease, with translation MTVADYLIDTSALARVLLGRTTAEWDDRIGAGLVALCDITELEVLYSARSAADRERVKRTLNAHYTWCPMPDGIYRRARVVQELFTAKGEHRSAGPVDLLVAAAAEEAGLTLLHYDRDFESIARATGQPVRMIDLRN
- a CDS encoding SWIM zinc finger family protein; this translates as MARKVVGFGEDDLRALAGARSYERGLGYLDAVSGLEVGEGSVTAVVHGTDVYEVELTLGGGDGITGWCDCPYGQEGNFCKHCVAVGLSVLRRAKSIPHQRAAARARASGLEAWLTALSRDELLALVREQLAEDRRLRRRLELRAAAARSDLGTVRDRILALIDPRPFARYGYVEYADAPGYAQQVAEAADALRALTADGRAAQAVGLAEEAIRVLGEAYGEIDDSDGVVGQAAAAVAEVHLEACGVARTDPEHLAEWLVGQVLGDSNDVTDLDLLDYAEVLGPSGLARMRQLAAEAWRRRPSGWAERYLMERLVKAEGDVDALVALYAQDLDPSGATHLRIAEELESAGRADEALAWAERGLRDCAAEMHIDGRMVDYVCAGYAKAGRAADAVAVRRDRFRVERSLAAYRQLRSAAEAAECWEAERVAALVALREDARRERGGWYGGPVLIDALLDDGDVDAAWREAAGLADDRQWERLADLSRETHPTEALTVYLRLVERLKEPTGDRAYEHLARLLLGARDCHRALGTQEAFTDCLAGLRAELKRRRKLMSILDRYGL
- a CDS encoding YtxH domain-containing protein — its product is MRYKLTFVAGLAIGFVLGTRAGRERYEQLKKSARQISQNPAVRNAAESAAQGSREAAGKAYHAVSDKVGDRVPESVAGRVRALRERGTGAEDDWGTSNT